The nucleotide window CGCCGCCTGCGAACTGCTGGGCATCCGCGAGACGGCGCTGCTCGAATGGATCGGCTCAAAGGCCAAGCGCCGCACCCTGACCGACACCCACCTCGCGGGCATGAGCAGCGGCCGCACCGAGGAGGACCACGAACTCGCGCTGCTGCGGCAACTGCTCGTAGACCCCAGCCTGCTCGCCAAACTCGACGGCACCACGGCCTGGCGCAACGAGGCGGTGCGCAAGGTGATGCTCGCTGCGCGCGGCGCCCAGAGCCCCGACGACATCCTCGACGTGTTCCGGGGCCAGCCCGAGGAGCCGCTACTCATCCGCCTGATGTTCGAGGGCCGCGACGCCGGTACCATCGGCCGCGCCAACTCCGAGCAGTACGAGCAGAAGGTCGGGGCCTACGCCGCTGCGGCCGTGGACGACATCCAAGTCAGCCTGAGCATCGACTCCATGCGCGCCGAGGTCGACCTTCTGAAAAAGCAGGTGGCCGGCGCGGCGCCCACCGAGCAACTCGGGATGCTCAAGCAGATTCAGGAGTTGCAGCGCGCCATTGAGGCCGAGAACCGGGGCCGGCGCAGTCTGGCGTAGGGCGCGGGCGGGGGCACATCACCCTGGCCCCCCGCCTGCCCGGACCTCAGCCCTCTTGCCGCACGAAGTCGGGCGCACGTTTCTCCTTGAAGGCGGTCACGCCCTCCAGGTGCTCCCAGTGGTCCCCGGCGAGCTGCTGCAACTCGGCCTCCTTGTCCAGGGCCTCGTCCAGCGTGCCGGTCATGGCGGCGTTCAGGGCCTGCTTGGTCAGGCGCAGGGCGTTGGCGGGGCGGGCGGCCAGGCGCTCGGCGTAGGCCTGCACCGCCTCCCGGAAGGTCTCGTCGGGGTACACGGCCTCGCACAGGCCCAGGCGCAGGGCGTCGTCGGCGCCGACCTTCTCGGCCAGGGCCATGAGCTCAAAGGCCCGGTGGTAGCCCACCAGCCGGGGCAGGAACCACGTGCTGCCGCTGTCGGGCACGAGCGCGATGTTGGAAAACACCTCGATAAGCACCGCCGAGCGCGCCCACAGCCGGATATCGCCGGCCAGGGCGAGGCTGGCCCCGGCTCCTGCCGCCACTCCGTTGACGGCCGTGACGACCGGCTTGCCCAGACCCCGGATGGTCCGCACCAGGGGGTTGTAGGTGTGCTGGAGGTGCTCGGTGAAGGTCATGTCACGCCCCGACACGTCGCCCAGATCCTGGCCCGCGCAAAACCCCCGGCCCGCCCCCGTGATGACGACCACGCGCACTGCCGGGTCGGCGTCGGCCGCCTGAAGCGCCTCGATGAGACTCAGCAGCAGGGCGTCGTTGGCAGCGTTCAGGCGGCTTTCCCGGTTCAGGGTCAGGGTACGCACGCCGGCGCGGGTGTCCGTGAGGACCACAGGTTGTTCGGTCATGGCTCCAGCGTAGCGTGAGAAGTGCGCAGGGAAACGCCCTGGCCGGAGGGGGACTGCTACACTCGCCCGCACATGACCGCCCCCGACCTCGGCGCCCCCCAAGCGATCCCTGCTCCCCTACCCGTAGTTCTGGCGCTCGACGTGAGCAAGTCGCGTATCGGTTTCGCGGTCAACCGGGGCCGATTGGCGTTCGGGCGCGGCAGCGTGGACCGCAAGCGGCTGCCGCTGGATCTCAAGGCGGTAAGGCTCCGTGTGCAGGACACCGGAGCCACCGTACTGCTGCTGGGGCTGCCACTGCGTACTGACGGCGCGCACAGCCCGGCGGCCGACCGCGTGCGGGCCTTCGGGCGCGTTCTGCACGAGCAGGGCTATGAGATCCGCTACCAGGACGAGCGCTTTACCACCCAGCGCGCCCGGGCCCTGGGGGCAACCGACGAAGATGAGGCTGCGGCAGTGCAGATTCTCGAGCTGTATCTGCTGGGCCAGCATCCCGCTTCCGAAATGGAATGAACCCCGCTTTCGGGAGAAGCCGGCGCCGCCCGGCCCTGGCTCGAGCCCGGCAGCGCCAGATGAGAGAAAGAGTTAAAGGTGCGTGAACCCACCTTGTCGGCCCCTACTCTGCAACGCAAACAAAAGATGAGAGGAAATGAAAAAGCTCTTTCCCTATCACCCTTTCGGTCTTAGATGAGAGCCGCTGTGTTGCCTGAGTAGGGTGAACATGACCGGAGTCTGACGCATTATGGCGCGTCTATAGCATCAAATTCCACCTGCCGCATGGCATTTCTTCTTGACACCCTGAAATGAGCATCTCTATACTCCCATAAGGATTTCATCCTGGGCTAACGTGCGTCATCTGGCAC belongs to Deinococcus sp. Leaf326 and includes:
- a CDS encoding enoyl-CoA hydratase-related protein; translated protein: MTEQPVVLTDTRAGVRTLTLNRESRLNAANDALLLSLIEALQAADADPAVRVVVITGAGRGFCAGQDLGDVSGRDMTFTEHLQHTYNPLVRTIRGLGKPVVTAVNGVAAGAGASLALAGDIRLWARSAVLIEVFSNIALVPDSGSTWFLPRLVGYHRAFELMALAEKVGADDALRLGLCEAVYPDETFREAVQAYAERLAARPANALRLTKQALNAAMTGTLDEALDKEAELQQLAGDHWEHLEGVTAFKEKRAPDFVRQEG
- a CDS encoding RuvX/YqgF family protein: MTAPDLGAPQAIPAPLPVVLALDVSKSRIGFAVNRGRLAFGRGSVDRKRLPLDLKAVRLRVQDTGATVLLLGLPLRTDGAHSPAADRVRAFGRVLHEQGYEIRYQDERFTTQRARALGATDEDEAAAVQILELYLLGQHPASEME